From Podospora bellae-mahoneyi strain CBS 112042 chromosome 5, whole genome shotgun sequence:
TTATGCCAGGAGGAGTCCCATGGTCCCACCAACAGCCGCAAGACACCACATCCCCTGAGCGGCTCCCGGCTGAGCCGCATTCTCGTTGACCGGGCAGTCGGCTGGGCGTTCGGAGATGAGCCCGCTGCACAACCTCTCCTGGATAGTAGTCTGGATCCTTTCGGCCGTGGCCTCATCAATGCTCAGTTGACAAGGATCTGAGCTCGCGTCTACAGGTGTGACAGGGTCCATCACCGCACAATTTCCATTATGTGGGAAGGGGGCAGCGAGCGTgtcgttggtgatgctgatggtgaCCCCAGGAGAGGCGTTGCAGGCTTGGCCCCTACCAGGAAGAGTCAAGGCAACAAGGTCGGTAGCAGGAGTATCCTTCTGGATCGTGAAGTCGAGCAGCTCAGTCTTGTCGTCTGATATGAAGCGCATTCTATCGCCAGTACCGTTGCAGTGCGCCCAGCTGGTGATCCAAAGGACGCGATATGAGCCCTCGACCGTCATGTTGAGGAAGGTGTACACAAAGTAGGGCTCGTGATCAGTCCAACTGGCGTTGAGAAACTGATGTTCGTGTTGCGGCATCGATTGGCCGAGGTCCGAGTTGTTGTAGATCAGATACCTGACAGTGGGCTTGAGGAGTGGGCCGAGATGCGCGTTGCGGATGGCAAAGATGACAGGCATCTGCTGATCGGTCGTGTATGTCTCGTTGCGTGGGAAAACAAGGTTGACTTCCATCACGTTCGCTGCTTGGGCGACGGCTCCGAGAACGCCCAGCAGGGACCACAGGGCCCAGACAAAAAGGTGCATGGTATCGATGTCAGGGTGGCGATGCTGTGGTAGCTTAGCTGTCGTCTGATGAGGTCTGGGTTGTTGGATGGAGAATGGTGCACTTGAGCGGCGTCGAAAAGGAATCGGAATATAAGGACAATAGTTCAGGCAGGAGGTGCTTGATATAAAGTGTAGAGACATAAATCGAAGGAGGCACACTGTGTAATAAGCAAAATGAACGCCTGAAGTGTCGCAACACTAGTCGCCAACCAAATTGTGGTCTGAGCATGCAAGGGTTCGCGCATCCAAGGGCCAATCACATTGTAATGCTGTCTGCATATGACCCATTTATGCTGTTATTCGTAACCAATCTCCAAGCATTGGCGACGATTTAGGTCGTCCATATCTGCAAGGGACCAAACGTTGCATCAGGTAAGTCGGACCGCTCCTTCCACCTTCGCTTCCGGGCTGCTGCCGCTACAACTACACAGCCGATCACCTGCGGTCTACCTTACATTACTACCGACAGTCAAGAGTCAACGCATCTGATGTTTGACAGGGCTGAATGAATACTTGCTCATCCAACTGTTCAAGTTACCTAATACCTATTATCGTTCCGAGGAGCAGATGGCCTTCTTGTGCATTGTCACTGGGGTCCCTTGATTGCCAGATGTAACCTCTCTCCTTGCTATACAATTTGAAGTCACCGAGAACAACACTTGGCATGTAGGAACTTCCCGAGGTGTCCATCGACTCATTGACAACCAACAGAGGCTTGTCGGCGTTGGTGATAGGATCTTGTCAGGACCATCTTTACTTGACATCCGAGCCATGGGTGGTCCACAGCATGATTCACCTGCTTACCTGGTAGAATAAGGTGGTATCGCGTTCTGCGTTGGAGGCGTACTTGAAGTTTTTCTGCAGGCAGAGTCTAATTTCACTTTCAATAGTGTCTTCCCCGAGTCATGAGCACATCATGCTGCTTCATGGGATGGGTTCAGGACCTTTGGTCCAGATCTATGTGTCCAGTTGTAGCAATCTCAGCCGCTCCATGTTGAAGTATAAGATTCACGGCAACCATAAGAGTAATTCGACCTTCGTCTTGCCTGTATCTCCCATGACATTCTTTGGCCCCCTGGGTAGCTGGGTTTCATTGTTTATTTGCAAGCATGCGGTTGACACACTTCATTGCCGCCGTCGGCCTTGTGCCAGGGCTGGTTCTCGGTCGTGTAGCCACCGTTCGCCGCGGAGTTGATTGCTATTACACTGCAACCGCAGACAGTAGCACCCTCACATGCCAGGCATTCGCAGACCGTTGGTTCATCACTCTGGCTGAATTCCATCTTGTTAACCCAGATGTGAACTGCCCCAACCTTGTCGTTGACGTCTCGTACTGCGTTTATGCCGAGATTACCTCGGAaacaagctcatcatcctcgagTATCTCACTCAGCACCTCTAGCTCTACTTTTTCAACCACTCCGCTCAGCACACCAACCTCTACCACGACTTCCATTATCAGTTCAACTAGCTCCCTGATTACCACTTCGTCTCGGACTTCGTCGACCGTCCAGACGTCTAGCACGTCCGCTCCCAGTCCAAGCTTCACCCCGGTCCTACCCGGTGTTGCCAGCAACTGCAACCGTTTTTACAAGATCGTGACCGGTGATGAGTGCGACATTGTTGCCGCAAAGAATGgtatcaccaccgcccaattGAGAAGCTGGAACGTGATCAACACATGTATGTATCTTCAAACAGCCTCCATCAGAAGATTCATTTCCCTGACAAGGCTCAACATTACCTAGCTTGCTCAAACCTCTGGCTCGACTACTATGTCTGTGTCGGCATCCCCGGCGTGACCCCAAGCTCTACCATCAGAAGCACCACGAGCTCCGCCCCTACCCCTACCGTCTCCCCTGTCATGCCCGGTCACGCATCCAACTGCAACCGCTGGGACAAGGTTCGTTCCGGTGACCAGTGTGACACACTCGCCGGCCGGAATGGTGTTTCGGTCGCCCAGCTCCGCAGCTGGAACACACAAATCAACGCACAGTGCAACAATCTGTGGCTCGACTACTACGTCTGCGTTGGCATTCCAGGCGTCactccatctccaacgaCAAGCACACCCACGTCTGGCCCGACCCCCACAGTTTCCCCAGTCATGCCTGGCTACGCATCCAACTGCAACCGCTGGTACAAGGTTCGTTCCGGGGACCAGTGCGATACCATTGCCAGCCGCAACGGTATCACGATAGCCCAGATCCGTACTTGGAATAGCCAGGTCAACGCTGGTAAGTTGAGCCTTCTTCCATATCTGTCTTCGTGACTGAAGCAAGTTCTTTCGTACCCCGACTGACAAACATGACAGGCTGCACCAACCTCTGGCTCGACTACTACATTTGCATTGGCGTCCCCGTCACCGCACCGTCTCCGCTCATGCCTGGCACCGCCGGTACCTGCAACCGTTGGCACTTGGTTGCGTCTGGCGACCAGTGCGACAACATCGCCTCGAGAAACGGCATCAGCGTGGCCCAGTTTAGGTCTTGGAACACGCAGGTCAATGCCGGTAAGTCTACCCATTTGTCTCGTCGACGACAGTCCCCTACTCCAGTGCTGACATGACTTGATTGTACCTAACTAGGCTGCACCAATCTTTGGTTGGGTTACTACGTGTGCACCCGTGCTTGAGCCTGCTGCGGGGGCTTTGAGATGCTTGGTTTTATGAGTGATGAAGGAGGCTGTGGCTTTTACGGTCCTTCTGCTGGATGGGAGTCTGCGTCAATTAGCAAAGTCCCAGCCTGGTATCACCGTTCTGGATTCATCTCAAGAATCAATCGAGGATTCTAGAGACAGGAGGTTTACAAATATGGTGATTATGTAGTTGTGGAGATAACCTCCGCGGAGTCCGATCTGGTTCCATGGCACGGATGACGTCTGCGGAAATCAACGACAAGCAATGGTGCTCCGAATTGTCCATGTACTTATTGTTCATCCAACATCTCATAGCACTGTGATTATCTTTGTTGTGTCTGTCATTTCCAGTGTATCTACCCGTGATCGGGTGTATTTATTGcgtcttctttttttgcgGCTTTTGGGGAACCATTTTTGGGGAAAATGACTCCTATAATTAACCCGCAAGCATCAAGTCTCCAAGATGGCCAAGCATTTCTCCACGTCGAGCTTTGGGAAGATTACTAATGACCATGGCCCGTTTGACAGCTGAACTTTGAATATATTTACGCATCCTCATCATGTAAACTGACCATACGTTTCTCTAAACTTAAAATATCGTCTCACACAGCATCGACTCTAGTTCTCCAATTTCCGTCATGCCTATTCCAGAGACATACAAAGCCTTCAGGCGCACCACCGGCGACCTGCCGAGGACCATCGTCCCCTCAACTGAACCCATGGTGCAAGAGCTTGCGCCGCACGATGTCCTCCTCAAGATCCAcgccgtctccctcaacttTCGTGATGTCGGCATGCTGAACGGGCGCTACCCGGTGGATGTGATTGAGCGTGGCATTCCGTGCTCCGACGCAGCTGCTGAGGTTGCGGCTATCGGAAGCGCGGTGAAGGATTTCGCCATCGGAGACCATGTTTCGGTCAATTTCGATCTCGGCCATCTTGTTGCAGGGGATGACGAGCCGATGCAGGCActtgggggtgatgttgatggcgtTCTGAGGGAGTATGCGGTTTTTGAGGATAAGGAGCTTGTGCAATTGCCCAAGCACTTGTCGTGGGAAGAGGCATCCACCATTGCGTGTGCCGGTGTCACGGCTTGGACTGCTCTCGACAACTTGAAAGCGCCGAATCCTAGAAGTGCCTTGTTGCAAGGTTTGTGTCTCATTTACTGACCCATGATAGTGAAATAGTGACTGACGGATTGAGCTAGGCACGGGAGGCGTCAGTCTGTTTGCTTTGCTGATATGCCTTGCCGCGGGCATCAAACCAATCATCACGTCCTCCTCTGACAAAAAGCTTCAGGAAATCCGAAAGCTCGGCTCTGATGTCGGTACCATTAACTACAAGACCGTCTCTGAGCAAGTCTCGGAAGTGAAGCGCCTGACCGACGGCAAGGGCGTCGACTTTGTCATAAACAACACTGGACCGGCGTCTCTTCCGGAAGATATCAGTTTCTTGCGTTCAcgtggtggtgtcgtctcTCTTGTTGGCTTTTTGGCCGGTTTCAATGGCGACTGGCAGCCAAGTGCTATCATGGCGTTGATGTCGAAGTTTGCGAAGTTGAAGTAAGCTATTTCCACTGCCATAAAagaattttcttttttcttttcctttgtttcttttttctggaTTGCCAAGGACAATCATTCCACTAACGATGAGTGATCCAGGGGTATTGGTGTCGGCTCCAAGCAGGATTTCGTGGAGCTGAATCAGTTTCTGGCTGAGAAAAAGGTATCCCTTGCCCCGCTCGTTGACCGAGTCTTTACGTTTGATGAATCCCCGGCCGCGTTCGACTATTTGTACTCTGGCAGCCATGTGGGCAAGGTCATTATCAAGGTGCAGGACTAGACATGACCTCCTTAGCACATTGCTAGCTGGAGGTCTTGCGGGAAGACGAGTTTGTAGGCAACTGGTGGCATGGTGTTCATTGTGAAGTATGTGGGCAATTGTAATATGATCCAACGGATTCTGCATGGGATGAAGATATGACGGTGGCTTTGGCACGCGAACGGAATTAGGGAACAATGTTTGTCTGGTCTTTGCATCGAAGTGTCTTCACATGTTCTGGACCTTGTGGTACATCCTCTCAGAAATCAACAGTTTTTAAATACAAATAGAACGTCTCCCGTTAGTTTCCATTGGCATGGGAATCTCCAACCTTGCTCAAGGTCTCCAAACATATATTGATCAGGCATTTCTTCATGGGCATGGTGCTGTTATCAAACACTTTACTACTTTACGGAGGCTGAGATGAACAACTGAAGAAGCTGAGAGAAACGACTGAAGTAGCTGGGATTTGGCTGAGGCTAAGGACCAAGAGAGATGGGACAAAGGGTTACTAGGTAGGTAACAAGCTCGTATGGCCTTAGAGAACTGGGCCTGTCACCCATTTCAACCATTGTTCACAGAGCAACACACCCCGCAATATAATCCTTCTGGAAACCACACCGTCACAATACTCCACAATATCTCCCCTTCTCTCCTTACACAGCCTCACCAGCAAATCTTTCCAAACACGAGGTACTTATGCAGAAGCCGCCCCACTGGACTTGCCTACCTACTGTGGTATATTACTGAAAGGCAGGAGCGCACTATGTCTTTGAGGTAGTACCTATCTTACAATGCATTGTGGTTTATTGTGTAGGCATCTATCTATAGGTACATTGGTGGGCAAACCGGTGCCAAGTCAAATCAAGCGAGTGTGGGCAAAGAAACGCCTATTTCGCTCCCTGGCAGTTACATGTGCTTACTGAGCGCATCTCTATAGAACCTGAATAAATAACTCTCACAACCTTCAGTTTTGCGTCCCATGCTGGACCAGAACCCCAACCTTGACACGCCCATCAACCTGAGAGTTGCTCAGCTATCCGAGTCAGGGTTGAAGCCAGGCACCTGATCACCAGCCGCCGCCttcagagcagcagcaaagtcGGCATCATTGAGCTTCGGCTTGGCATCCTGGTGGAAGTTGACCAACTTTGTCCGCAAGTCAACAGTCGGGTAGTGGTTCCATCCGACCAGCTCACCGAGAAACCACTCGCCGGTGTAATTCTCGATATCAtcgtcggcctcggcggCCATCCTGACGCAGTGAGTCCGGGCACCATCCTTGTGGTAGACGATCTTGGCGCGTGTGCCATCGTGCAGGCGCGGCTCATTGGTAGCTGTCGGGTACTCATTGTGGCATGAGGGAGCGACACGCTTGACTTGGTCGTCCTGGACGAACACAATGACGTGCTCCCAGTCGTGGGGGTGACCGTGGCCCCAGGCGGGACCGCAGATGAGCTGGTCCTTCTCGAAATAGTACTCGTACATGATGGCACACCAACCCTGGTGTCAATCGCGAGTTAGCAGGTGATTGGAAAATTTCGCCGGAAGGGGGAACTTACATTGTTGCACCGCGCGCGACTGTAGACGTTGTTGCTTTGCAGGCGGTTCTCCTCACGGCAGTTTTGAGCCAGGCAACCAGGGGGCACGCCGTCACCGGGGTTATGGATTccgttgttgaggttgcccTGGTCGTCCATGGCCGAGGTGTAGTAACAGCCATCGCCGTCAAAGTCCAAGACAGGTTGGAACCGGTGCTCAATGTCGTCGGCACCGTTGGGCAATCTTCCGATCACATCAcgcttggtgatgttgacctCGGGGTCAAGGCCAATCGTCATCAGGAACGAAGGCGTGGACACAGCAGCGTTGGCGCTGGCGACGGGGGAGGCACGCACGCCGGAGAGAACAGCGGCGCCGACGATGAAGGCGGCGGTAAGGGAAGACATGTCGAAGATGTTTTTCTGTTGGTTCCTGAAGTCTAAGGTATGGTtgcttgctcttgttggGCTTTGTGAggctggatgaggatgagaagtGGGAAACAAGACTTCATGTCGACATGAACTGGGTTTTATATACCTGTCCTAAGCATTACGGACAGGACGTATACTACAAGTTATCTCTTCAGTCTCGGTGTAAGGATGCGCAAGGCATTCCATCGCCATAGTTGGTAAGGTCTTCGACTCCCAGAGTCCGAGACCATCCTTCAGCTTACTGTCGATCTGTGAAGCTGCAAGGTTGCCCGCCGTAAAGGTTTGATCACTTAAGAGGA
This genomic window contains:
- a CDS encoding hypothetical protein (EggNog:ENOG503P81J; antiSMASH:Cluster_3; COG:S), coding for MHLFVWALWSLLGVLGAVAQAANVMEVNLVFPRNETYTTDQQMPVIFAIRNAHLGPLLKPTVRYLIYNNSDLGQSMPQHEHQFLNASWTDHEPYFVYTFLNMTVEGSYRVLWITSWAHCNGTGDRMRFISDDKTELLDFTIQKDTPATDLVALTLPGRGQACNASPGVTISITNDTLAAPFPHNGNCAVMDPVTPVDASSDPCQLSIDEATAERIQTTIQERLCSGLISERPADCPVNENAAQPGAAQGMWCLAAVGGTMGLLLA
- a CDS encoding hypothetical protein (CAZy:CBM50; EggNog:ENOG503NZS3; COG:G; antiSMASH:Cluster_3), which translates into the protein MRLTHFIAAVGLVPGLVLGRVATVRRGVDCYYTATADSSTLTCQAFADRWFITLAEFHLVNPDVNCPNLVVDVSYCVYAEITSETSSSSSSISLSTSSSTFSTTPLSTPTSTTTSIISSTSSLITTSSRTSSTVQTSSTSAPSPSFTPVLPGVASNCNRFYKIVTGDECDIVAAKNGITTAQLRSWNVINTSCSNLWLDYYVCVGIPGVTPSSTIRSTTSSAPTPTVSPVMPGHASNCNRWDKVRSGDQCDTLAGRNGVSVAQLRSWNTQINAQCNNLWLDYYVCVGIPGVTPSPTTSTPTSGPTPTVSPVMPGYASNCNRWYKVRSGDQCDTIASRNGITIAQIRTWNSQVNAGCTNLWLDYYICIGVPVTAPSPLMPGTAGTCNRWHLVASGDQCDNIASRNGISVAQFRSWNTQVNAGCTNLWLGYYVCTRA
- a CDS encoding putative secondary metabolism biosynthetic enzyme (antiSMASH:Cluster_3; EggNog:ENOG503PC3T; SMCOG1028:crotonyl-CoA reductase / alcohol dehydrogenase; COG:C) — protein: MPIPETYKAFRRTTGDLPRTIVPSTEPMVQELAPHDVLLKIHAVSLNFRDVGMLNGRYPVDVIERGIPCSDAAAEVAAIGSAVKDFAIGDHVSVNFDLGHLVAGDDEPMQALGGDVDGVLREYAVFEDKELVQLPKHLSWEEASTIACAGVTAWTALDNLKAPNPRSALLQGTGGVSLFALLICLAAGIKPIITSSSDKKLQEIRKLGSDVGTINYKTVSEQVSEVKRLTDGKGVDFVINNTGPASLPEDISFLRSRGGVVSLVGFLAGFNGDWQPSAIMALMSKFAKLKGIGVGSKQDFVELNQFLAEKKVSLAPLVDRVFTFDESPAAFDYLYSGSHVGKVIIKVQD
- a CDS encoding hypothetical protein (EggNog:ENOG503P433; antiSMASH:Cluster_3; COG:S), yielding MSSLTAAFIVGAAVLSGVRASPVASANAAVSTPSFLMTIGLDPEVNITKRDVIGRLPNGADDIEHRFQPVLDFDGDGCYYTSAMDDQGNLNNGIHNPGDGVPPGCLAQNCREENRLQSNNVYSRARCNNGWCAIMYEYYFEKDQLICGPAWGHGHPHDWEHVIVFVQDDQVKRVAPSCHNEYPTATNEPRLHDGTRAKIVYHKDGARTHCVRMAAEADDDIENYTGEWFLGELVGWNHYPTVDLRTKLVNFHQDAKPKLNDADFAAALKAAAGDQVPGFNPDSDS